The Halorientalis sp. IM1011 genome window below encodes:
- a CDS encoding FkbM family methyltransferase has translation MGLFKRLQSLLPHLSEKPRITPSDDIYRADWHDFEWYIPNNDASQARWCRNFISSHERFFDMLSGTDTIIEVGAATGEYTVEAASRLDNGHIHAFEAEPLNFRSLEKNIDSHGYSNRVTSHNMAISDGSKDQLTFQVADSVAEHKVADADVSNSDDEYRSIVGDAADNKQSEIDVPATTIDDYCSTHDINSVDLLKLTVNGHEPTILQGAAETLERTTAVFLNVEYERATELLQAHGFEKTHNRKHQSLGSPQFWTHADLN, from the coding sequence ATGGGATTGTTTAAACGGCTGCAGTCGCTTCTTCCACATCTCTCGGAAAAACCACGAATAACGCCATCAGATGATATTTACCGTGCCGATTGGCATGATTTCGAGTGGTACATTCCGAACAATGACGCATCTCAAGCGCGTTGGTGCCGCAACTTCATCAGTTCTCACGAGCGATTCTTCGACATGTTATCTGGTACCGACACGATAATTGAAGTCGGTGCCGCAACAGGAGAGTACACAGTTGAAGCAGCATCCCGATTGGACAACGGCCACATCCATGCCTTCGAAGCCGAACCGCTGAACTTCCGGTCACTGGAGAAAAACATTGATTCTCACGGATACAGTAACAGAGTTACTTCACATAACATGGCTATATCGGATGGTTCGAAAGATCAACTTACATTTCAGGTGGCCGATTCTGTCGCCGAGCACAAGGTCGCTGACGCTGATGTCTCAAACTCCGATGATGAGTATCGATCAATAGTCGGCGACGCAGCAGATAACAAACAGTCGGAAATTGATGTTCCTGCCACGACGATAGACGATTACTGCTCAACCCACGATATCAACAGCGTTGATCTCCTCAAATTAACCGTAAATGGTCACGAACCAACGATTCTGCAGGGTGCTGCAGAGACACTTGAACGTACAACCGCAGTATTCCTCAATGTTGAGTACGAGAGGGCTACAGAACTCCTTCAGGCACATGGATTCGAGAAAACCCATAATCGTAAGCATCAGTCCCTTGGTTCGCCCCAGTTTTGGACACATGCTGACCTGAATTAA
- a CDS encoding VirB4 family type IV secretion system protein, which yields MSSDIEHTVGDEESEQQSETDAEAQSVEQEKSDAGSADHADEPEADTDDTSPFSVTHDTPNAPLQEETDVHSSIIAPSAIEKTPGAIRAGNRWLQTQWIGEFADAPADGLLEALYSTGETRRTDISMHLDPRDTQSTLDSLENQLEDLEAEFEYLSEKHRASARGIQKDLEDHRELYDVLRNTSMRAFDVSMYLTTGAGERDELETDAVRKATRRAPANLTPVTPRWAQTESLVSASPIGVDKLDESLDAKTPMLAGAVGAMFPFVSGSFAEPGVEYGTYALNESPLILDRFNRETGYCTMVIGQLGAGKSFSTKLQLLRRAMYDSETLIVMLDPMEGFAGVNEALGGERITVGGRRGFNPLELQSTPQHVLDRVPDLDPWAEQISWVLTFCDTFFTHIANNPLEERKQTLRRAVQEAYERQGITRDPKTHHHESPTIRDVIGVLEDMLDDPVSFGYPTASEQEGVREDAQSLLTDLRPSFRPDGDLANLAQTTEFDLDSKVLYLDLHQEEGARGRTETSLMMSVLFNAVYERAKQTDKRVVFVIDEAHYLMNDATSLEFLEMAVRHSRHYDLSLHFITQTGGEFTLTPQAQTIANLCSMTLIHRVNEEAEKLAEWFGLSEREVNWVRTAKAGNDDDGFSEALLGIDEEGWFPLRVRASGFEAEMLGS from the coding sequence ATGAGCAGCGATATCGAACACACTGTGGGCGACGAGGAATCCGAACAGCAGTCTGAGACAGACGCAGAGGCCCAATCGGTCGAACAGGAGAAATCCGATGCTGGAAGTGCAGACCACGCTGATGAACCCGAGGCAGACACAGACGATACCTCGCCGTTCTCGGTAACTCACGACACTCCCAACGCTCCACTTCAGGAAGAGACAGACGTTCATTCGTCGATTATCGCACCGTCGGCAATCGAGAAGACGCCGGGTGCGATTCGAGCGGGCAACCGATGGCTCCAGACACAGTGGATCGGCGAGTTCGCGGATGCGCCAGCAGATGGCTTGCTCGAAGCGCTCTATTCGACGGGTGAAACCCGGCGGACGGACATCTCGATGCATCTCGATCCGCGGGATACCCAGAGTACACTCGATTCGCTGGAGAATCAGTTAGAGGATCTTGAAGCCGAATTCGAGTACCTCTCCGAGAAGCACAGAGCCAGCGCTCGTGGTATTCAGAAAGATCTCGAAGATCACCGCGAGCTGTACGACGTGCTTCGGAATACGTCGATGCGGGCCTTCGACGTCTCGATGTATCTCACTACTGGTGCTGGCGAACGAGACGAATTGGAGACCGACGCTGTTCGGAAAGCGACGCGACGTGCGCCAGCAAACCTGACACCCGTCACGCCACGATGGGCACAGACGGAATCGCTCGTTTCTGCGAGCCCCATCGGTGTCGACAAACTCGACGAGTCACTGGACGCCAAGACGCCGATGCTCGCCGGTGCTGTCGGGGCGATGTTTCCCTTTGTTTCGGGATCGTTCGCCGAACCGGGCGTCGAGTACGGCACCTACGCACTGAACGAGAGCCCGCTCATTCTCGATCGATTCAATCGGGAGACGGGCTACTGTACGATGGTCATCGGGCAGTTGGGCGCAGGGAAATCTTTTTCGACGAAACTGCAACTGCTCAGGCGAGCGATGTACGATTCGGAGACGCTGATCGTCATGCTCGATCCGATGGAGGGCTTCGCGGGTGTGAACGAAGCCCTCGGTGGCGAGCGGATTACGGTGGGTGGTCGGCGTGGGTTCAACCCGCTCGAACTGCAGTCGACCCCACAGCATGTCCTAGATCGAGTTCCCGATCTGGACCCGTGGGCCGAACAGATTAGCTGGGTACTGACCTTCTGTGATACCTTCTTCACCCACATCGCCAACAATCCTCTTGAGGAGCGTAAGCAGACACTCAGGCGTGCGGTGCAGGAAGCCTACGAACGGCAGGGAATCACGCGCGATCCGAAGACTCACCATCATGAGTCGCCAACCATCCGAGACGTAATCGGCGTTCTCGAAGATATGCTGGACGATCCAGTCTCATTTGGCTATCCGACAGCCAGCGAGCAGGAAGGTGTTCGGGAGGATGCCCAATCTTTGCTGACGGATCTTCGCCCATCGTTCCGGCCGGATGGCGACCTCGCGAACCTTGCCCAAACCACGGAATTCGATTTGGACTCGAAGGTACTCTATCTAGACTTACATCAGGAAGAAGGAGCTCGTGGTCGGACGGAGACGAGTCTGATGATGTCCGTCCTGTTCAATGCTGTCTACGAGCGGGCAAAACAGACGGACAAACGGGTCGTGTTCGTCATCGACGAAGCCCACTACCTGATGAACGATGCGACCTCACTGGAGTTTCTGGAGATGGCTGTCAGGCATAGTCGTCACTACGACCTCTCTCTGCACTTCATCACCCAGACGGGTGGTGAGTTCACGCTCACACCGCAGGCACAGACGATCGCGAATCTATGTTCGATGACCCTGATTCACCGAGTGAACGAGGAAGCCGAGAAGCTGGCGGAGTGGTTTGGTCTCAGCGAGCGTGAGGTGAACTGGGTTCGTACGGCGAAGGCCGGCAACGATGACGATGGCTTCTCGGAAGCGTTGCTCGGGATAGATGAAGAGGGATGGTTCCCGTTGCGTGTTCGTGCGAGTGGGTTCGAGGCAGAGATGTTGGGATCGTAG
- a CDS encoding lipopolysaccharide biosynthesis protein, which translates to MFEWFRSIYGRLTEGGSTAEQAVQSGIWVGGINIVDRVLQLLKVVILARVLSPAAFGLLGIALLSIAALRQFSQLGFDEALIQHEDDEIDAYLNTAWVMKILRGIVIASTAYLAAPHLAVFFGEPQAKPLIQVIGLSPLILGLQNPAVVYFQKNLNFHREFIYQVGGRSSDLVVAVVFALLFQSVWALVFGIVAMNLVKFALSYGIHDYRPSIEFDLEYGKEMFGFGKWMFASAVLIFLYGQGDDAFVGWFFAASSLGLYQLAYRFSNAPATEVTHVISRVAFPTLSKVQDDMEKLRKGFLRTVQLSTIVAFPMAAGIVVVAPQFVPVILGDQWQSAVSVMQILAVWGGIRAFGASVGPVFNSTGHPDLGAKMQFVKVVLIVIAIYPAAQMFGVEGVAFVIVGSSFVTLPMNLHLIKLITNVRYEDIFKSALYPFLGSIIMAFCVGVINWHILSTQSVLSLMTLIFSGVVIYTSIMFIFNNIFDCEFGHLYRMIRRGL; encoded by the coding sequence GTGTTTGAATGGTTTCGTTCTATTTATGGGCGTCTAACTGAAGGTGGGTCAACAGCAGAGCAAGCCGTTCAAAGTGGCATCTGGGTCGGGGGAATCAACATTGTCGACCGTGTTCTCCAGTTACTAAAGGTTGTCATTCTTGCTCGCGTGCTTTCACCGGCTGCGTTTGGATTACTCGGTATCGCACTGCTCTCTATCGCCGCACTACGGCAATTCTCTCAACTCGGGTTCGACGAGGCGCTGATACAGCACGAAGACGACGAAATAGACGCCTACCTCAACACAGCATGGGTAATGAAAATCCTTCGCGGAATTGTAATTGCGAGTACCGCGTATCTCGCAGCCCCACATCTCGCTGTGTTCTTCGGTGAACCACAAGCTAAACCCCTCATTCAAGTCATCGGTCTGTCGCCGCTAATTCTCGGGCTACAGAACCCCGCTGTGGTCTACTTCCAGAAGAATCTAAACTTCCATAGAGAATTCATATATCAGGTCGGCGGCCGATCAAGTGATCTCGTTGTAGCGGTGGTTTTCGCTCTCCTATTCCAGAGTGTCTGGGCCCTCGTATTCGGTATCGTCGCCATGAATCTCGTCAAATTCGCACTCTCGTACGGTATCCACGATTACCGTCCCAGCATCGAATTTGATCTCGAGTACGGGAAGGAGATGTTCGGATTTGGAAAGTGGATGTTTGCGTCCGCTGTTTTAATTTTCCTCTATGGACAGGGTGACGATGCTTTCGTCGGCTGGTTCTTTGCTGCAAGTTCCCTCGGTTTATATCAACTTGCATACCGTTTTTCAAATGCGCCGGCGACAGAGGTCACACACGTCATTTCACGCGTGGCCTTCCCCACTCTCTCGAAGGTACAGGACGATATGGAGAAGCTTCGTAAGGGGTTTCTGCGGACCGTCCAGCTATCGACGATAGTAGCATTTCCAATGGCAGCTGGCATCGTAGTCGTCGCTCCACAGTTCGTTCCCGTAATACTTGGAGATCAGTGGCAATCTGCGGTATCCGTAATGCAGATATTAGCTGTATGGGGTGGGATTCGCGCATTTGGCGCAAGCGTAGGACCTGTGTTCAATTCCACAGGACATCCCGATCTCGGAGCCAAAATGCAGTTCGTCAAGGTCGTTCTCATTGTCATCGCTATCTACCCTGCTGCGCAGATGTTTGGAGTTGAAGGTGTCGCCTTCGTCATAGTTGGTAGCTCTTTCGTCACTTTACCCATGAATTTACACCTCATCAAACTCATAACAAATGTGAGGTATGAGGATATATTCAAGAGTGCTCTATACCCATTTTTGGGTAGTATAATAATGGCGTTTTGTGTCGGTGTAATAAATTGGCATATTCTCTCAACACAAAGTGTTCTGAGTCTGATGACGCTCATATTTTCAGGAGTGGTTATATATACTTCAATTATGTTTATTTTTAATAATATATTTGATTGCGAGTTTGGCCATCTCTATCGCATGATACGTAGGGGTCTGTAG
- a CDS encoding AIM24 family protein gives MDYGEFYVVDNKSVIAWEGTVDFDSRRVGDLKST, from the coding sequence CTGGATTACGGCGAGTTCTACGTCGTCGACAACAAGAGCGTTATCGCCTGGGAAGGGACCGTCGACTTCGACTCCCGACGAGTAGGCGACCTCAAGTCGACGTAG